The region GCGTTGATACCTTGAATATTTCTACATTATTGTCTTCATCGCTAGAGTAAGCTACCAATTTTGCCTTAGGTGAAATTGCTACACTATAGATAAGAAAGCTTGCTGTTTTGTAAAAGTTTGAACCATTGTTTATATTGTAAACAACTGTTTTTCTATCTTGTCCAGCTGTAGCTATGATTCCTTTTTTACTATCAACTTGAAAAACATTATCTAGATTTTGTCCACCTAACATTTTAACAAATGAACCATCTTTTGTGTTGTGGATTTTTAAGTTCCCACTTTCATCAGCTACAACAACTTTAGTTTTATTATCTATTAAAACAAAATCAGAAAATTTTGATTGAGAGATTTGAGTTTTATAGTTTGTCTTTTTATTTTTTATGTCATAAGAGATGATATCATTGCTTAAAAGCCCTAGTAAAAGTGTGTCGTTGTCTATAAACTTAGCTTTTGCTATAAAAAGTCCTTCAGTATAAGGAATTATTAAATTAAGTTTATTATCTTTATATATATGAACTCTTCTAGCACCTTTTTGTGCTTGAGATAAAATCATGATTTTATCATCTAAAACATCAACAGAATAAATTTTGGAATCTATTATGTCTCCCATAAAATCTGTAATTTTTTCTAATTTAATTTTCTCTAAAAGTTCTTTACTCTCAATATCAAAGATATCTACACTGCTTGCATCTGTGGCACAATAAAGTTTACCATTGTTATCTACTAAATCAACTACAAACCCACTAGTTTTCATACTTTGTACAGGCTCATTTATCTTTGCCGCACTAAGACTAGTTACTAAAAATAATATAATGAGTATTCTATAAAACATCTTCTTCCTTTTTTGTTTGTATCTCTATAGCATAAGTTGGGCATCTACCGATGCAAAATCCACAAGCTGTACATTTACTCATATCTATGCTTGGCATAAACATAGCTTTAAATTCTATGGCATCTTCTAAACAAGGATCTTTACATGAAAAACACATAACACCATCCCAACTAATACACTTAGATTTGTTTATTATAACATTTGCATCTATAATTTTTTTATACTCTAATTTTAAAACACCATGCGGACATGCTTTTGCACACTCATCACAATATGTGCAACCGCTATGTAAAAAGTCCAAATAAGGAGTCTTGTCGCTAGCTATTTTTATTATATCTTCTTCACAAACAGTGCTACAAGGTGCTTCGCACTCTATGCACTCTTTGAGAAAAAGAGATAGATCCTCATAATATGGTGGACGTAAAATAATTTCTTCTGACTTTTTTTCTTCACCTTTTACAGATGAAGAAAGAAAGCTAAAAAGCTCTCTTCTCTTCATATTAGTTAGATACCATTAACAGTATCTAAACCTTCCATTAACTTAGTACCACTCCAGCTAGAAGCATTAGCACCGTCTTGTTTAGTATAGTCTGGTTCAAAAGTATTTTGAACTGCTAAGTCATTTCCAGATTGTGGAGCATGACATTGAGAACAGTTAAATCTAGCACCAGCTAGTTTATCACCAGTTGATTGAATAGAGATATCTTCTCTATTTTCATTTGTAGTATTTTTAAGTACTTTACCATTTTTAGTCATAACACCATCAGAACCCATTGCTGTAACTGGTCTAAAGTTTGTGAAGTGTGAACTTGGAAGCGGAGTAGCTCCCATAGATTCAGCAACTTCTGGCATATGACATCCTGTACATTGATTGTCATTTATAGTTATTGGCAACATTCCTTCAGTATCATGAGGAATCATCGGTGGAGCATCTTGAAATGCTCTTTTGATTTTAGTACTTGTTGTTGCAGCAGCTGATGAGTAGTTAGCCATATGACCTTTTGTCTCAGCACCCTCTGCATATAAGTCAGTCTTTCTAAGCCCTAAAGACTCCTCTGAAATAGTAGGTTTAACCACCTTTTGAGTTGTAGGTTTAGCATCGTTGCCACAACCTACAAATAAAAGTGTTGCTGTAAATAAACCAATTGTTACTTTGCTTATTAATTTCATTTTACTCTCCCGTTTTTTTATTTTTTGCTAGGTTTCTTATTGAAAACCCAAGAGCATCATCATCACATACTTCTATACATCTAGCACAGTTAGTACACTCTCCTGAGAGTACAGGTAGGCTTTCTTTTCCTATCATATGTAGTACTTGACGCTCTGGACAAACATTTTTACACTTCATACATAGAGTACAGTTTTCTACTGTGTGATGTACTCTAATAAGACTAAACTTTCCTAAGACGGAATAAAATCCGCCAAGTGGGCAGATATGTCCGCACCAACCATTTTTTAGGACAAATAGATCAAAAAGAAAGATGATAAGCATCGCAGCCCAACCAAAACCTAAACCAAAAACAATACCTCTATGAACCATAGATATAGGCGATAAAAATTCAAAAGCTGTCACGCCCATTATCGCTGAGATAATAAGACTTAAGGCCAATAACCAATATCGTATATTTCTAGATGCAGGTTGTTTAACTCCCTGAACACGATCAAAATCAAGTTTTCTTCTTAGAAAATTAGCAGCATCTGTTATTATATTTACAGGACAAACCCAGCTACAAAAAGCTCGACCACCTATAAGAAAATAAAATACTGTTAAAATTAATACACCTATAATTAAATCCGTTGCTAAAACTGCTCCAGCTGCTAACATTTGAAGTGCTGCATACGGATCACTCAAGGGAATTATTTCTAAAACCACTGATGAACTAAGATTTCCCATAAGGACAGTCCATCCCCAAGCGTTTGCACCAAAGTATAAAACTAATAAACCAATTTGTGTAAATCTTCTTAAGATAAGGTATCTATAATTATTCCATAGCGTAGCCATTAGTATAAATCCCCCGAATCATTTAAAGAGTTTATTGCACTCTGTTTACTTAAATCAGTCTTTGTTTTAATCTCTTTAGCGTTTTGTAAACGACTTTCATCATTCTGATCCCAACCTTTGATATAGTAATCTCCAGCTTTACCCATTGCATTTTCTCTTGGAAGTACAAATATGGCAGGTTTTTCAGTTACACAAGCTCTTTCACAAAGACCACATCCAGTACAAGCATCGCTATGTACGATAGGTTTCATGAAAGCATGCTTTCCTGTTCTATCATTTTTTTCATATTCAATAGTTATTGCTTTTCCTAAAATAGGACAAGCTCTATAACAAGCATCACATTGTATTCCCCAAAAAGCTATACAACTCTCATCATCAACTACAGCCAATCCCATTTCTGAGATATTTATATCTAGTTTGCCATCAGTTGTTACACTAGCTTCATCAAGTGCACCTGTAGGACACACAGGTACACAAGGAATATCTGGACACATATAACAAGGTATTTCTCTAGGTACAAAATACGGCGTTCCTAAAGGTTTGTTGTCTCCTGGTTTAGCAAGTATAAGTGTATCAAATGGACATGCTTCAACACAAAGTCCACACTTGATACAAGTTTTCAAAAAATCTTCTTCTTTTATGGCGCCTGGTGGACGGAGCACTAAAGTTGAAGCCGTAACTTCATCTATATATGCACTCCATATAAATCCACCCATAGCAGCAAGACCTGTGCTACGAGCCATATTTAAGATAAATCTTCGTCTATCACTTACTGGTTGTCTTTTCTTTTTAATATTAGGTCTGTTTTCGCTCAAAACGATACTTCCCTTTCTCTATTTTCTTAAGCTTGGTAAATTTTTACCGCACATTTTTTATAGTCTGTCTGTTTAGATTGTGGACAAGTAGCATCAAGACAAACTTTATTGATAAATACTTTTTCGTCAAACCATGGAACAAATACAAGTCCACGTGATGGTCTGTTTCTACCACGAGTTTCAATTCTAGCTTTTACTTTACCACGACGAGATTCAACCCATGCTAGTTCACCTTGTTTCAAGCCTTTATCTTTTGCATCTTGTGGATGCATATAACATAATGCTTCTGGAACTGCACGATAAAGTTCAGGTACACGCATAGTCATAGTTCCTGAGTGCCAGTGTTCAAGTACACGACCTGTACATAACCATGTGTCAAAGTTTGCATCTGGTACTTCTGGAGGATCCATGTACGGACGAGCAAAAATCTTAGCTTTGTTTTTAAGAGCTAATTGAGTTTTATCTTTAATACCTAGTAAGTCACCTTGTGCAAGACTTTTCGCTAAAGTACCATAGAATGCATGAGAGTTATTAGTTCCTGCTTCTTTGTTAGCTTTTGCTGCATATGGATCGTACTGAGTGTTAAATCTCCACTGAGTCTCTTTACCATCAACAACTGGCCATTTAAGTCCACGAACTTTATGGTAAGTTGTAAAGTCAGCAAGGTCATGCGCATGACCACGACCAAATGAAGCATACTCTTCAAAAAGGTACTCATGGATCATAAAACCATAACCTTTAAATACTTTACCATCAGAACCAACAACATTTCTGCTGTCTCCGCTACCTTCAGTATTGTCATAACCTTGTTGAGGGAAAGAGTTTAAATCAATTTTATATGATTGAGCTTCTTTATTTGCAAAAAGAATTTCATACATAGTAGTATTATCAGTGTAACCCATAGCATAAGCTGCTTTTCTAACATCTGGAAGAGATTGATCACCACGAAGTGGTTGAGCACCCCATAGGTCACCAACTGTAAATCTTTTTGATAACTCAACCCATTGCCAAGTATCACTCATCGCATCACCTACAGGAAGAACTTGTTGTCTCCAGTGTTGAGTTCTACGTTCAGCATTACCATATGCTCCCCATTTTTCATAAATCATAGCTGATGGTAAGATAAGGTCAGATACTTTAGCTGAAATACCAGGGTATCCATCAGAAGTAACAATAAAGTTATCCATTTCACGAGCCGCTTTAATCCAGTGAGATGCAGAAGCACTATCTTGGTAAGGATTACAAACATTTACCCATGCAAATTTAATAACACCATCTTCAATATCACGGTGGATTTTCATGATGTGTTGGTTACCTACAGGATTTAGAGTTCCATTAGGAATCTTCCATCTGTTTTCAGTGATTTCTCTATGTTTTGGATTTGCTACCATCATATCCGCTGGAAGTCTATGACAGAATGTTCCAACTTCACGAGCAGTACCACAAGCTGATGGTTGACCAGTTAAAGAGAATGCTCCTGAACCTGGTTTAGCTTGTTTGTTTAGTAAAAAGTGAACATTGTAAGAAAGAGTATTTACCCATGTACCACGTGTATGTTGATTCATACCCATTGTCCAGAAAGATACAACTTTTCTATCTTTTTCAATATATAAATCAGCTAATAATTGAAGCTTTCTTTTAAATTCATTGATATCTTCATCAGGGTTACCTTTTGAAATTTTAGCTACATAATCAAGTGTATATGGTTCTAAGAATTTTTTATACTCTTCAAAACTAATATGCCAGTGTTTAAGTCCAGCATCTTCGTTTACCATTACATCACCTTCTTTATAACCATAAGGTTTAAGAGCAGGTGCTTCAGCTGCAGAAACTACTTTTTTCATCTCTTTAGAGATAGTTTCCATTTCAAGATCTGTATATTTACCTTCTTTTATAGACTTCTCACTAGATTTTCTCATACCGTAACCTAAGTTTACTGGTGATGCACAAAATACTATGTGTTTTTTAACAAAATCCCAATCAATTGCTTCAGGGTTGTTATATACGATTTCTCTTGCTACATAGTTCCATAATGCAAGGTCAGTATTTGGAGTGAAGATTATCTCTTCATCTGCTAAATCTGAAGTTCTATGTCTATAAGTAGAGATATTTATAACTTTTACTCTCTCAGGATCTGATAATTTTCTATCAGTTACACGAGACCATAAAATAGGGTGCATCTCTGCCATGTTTGAACCCCAAGACACAACAGTATCAGTAAGTTCAATATCATCATAACAGCCAGATGGTTCATCAATACCAAAAGTTTGGTAAAAACCAACAACAGCAGATGCCATACAGTGACGAGCATTTGGATCAAGAGCATTTGATCTAAATCCACCCTTCATCATTTTTTGAGCAGCGTAACCTTCCATAACAGTGTATTGTCCAGATGCAAATACACCAACACCTTCAGGACCACTTGCTTTAAGTGCTTTTTTGATGTGAACTTCCATCTCATCAAATGCTCTCTCCCAACTAACTGGAGCAAATTTACCATGTTTGTCAAATTTACCATTTGCATCTACACGAAGTAAAGGCTTAGTAAGTCTATCTGCACCATACATGATTTTAGCATTAAAGTAACCTTTAATACAATTTAATCCTCTATTTACTGGAGCTGCAGGGTCCCCTTTAACAGCAACAATTTTACCATTTTTTGTAGCCATCATGATACCACAACCAGTACCACAGAAACGACAAGCTGCCTTGTCCCATCTCCAGTCGCCTTCAGCTTTGCTCGCCGCTGCTTCTAGCTCTGCTGGTACACTCATACCAATAGCCGCTGCCGCAGATGCTGCCGCTGAACTTTTAAGAAATTCTCTTCTTGAAAGTGACATATTTTCTCCTGTTTGATAATTTTCGAAATGAAGCAAAACTAAAAATTGCTTAACCCCAATTTTTGTTAAGGTGTCCATTAACGGTTTCAATAATAGCACTTTGGATATTAAAAAATCTTTGACTCATGTCAAATAGTTAAAAAAATATGTTAAGTTTAGTTTTATTTATTAAAATGTGAATATAAGTAGCACTTAGAAAAAATATTATAATTGTAAATCTTGACAACTTTTTGTTAGCTTTTCTAATTCACGTTTTAGGTTAGATAGTTTCTTAGAAGAGTTGATTAATTCTTCGGTGGATTCGATAACTATGTCTTCACTATTGTTTAAATGTTTATGAACAAGAGACTTGTCTTTTAGTTCATCTATTATAGAATCAAATTCATAAGTTAACTCTTCAAGTTTGGCTGAAGCCCTTTCTGATTGCAAGAGTGCTTCGTTTGAATGATCCATAGCAGAGTTAACTTTTTGAATGAAGCAGTTGATAGTGTCACTAACTTCTACAATCTCAGTTTCACTCTCAGCTTCTAGTTCAAGAGGTTTTAGTTTTGTTATATCTTCATTGTTTATTAGCATCTTAGAATATTGCATAAATGAATCAACATGAGATTCTATAGATTTTAATTGAAATAAAGAGTAAATAAAAAGTATAAGTAAAATAATCCCTGAAGTGTATTGAAAGATTTTTATAAAATTTGTTTTATTTTCACTGTAGTTTGTGTACATTGTTACAAGTTTATCTACATTGTCTAAGAGTATCGTGTTATCTCTATATATTGAAGTTACTATCTCTTCTAGCTCTACTTTTCTATTTACATTTGAGTTTGTAAAAAGTTTAAAGTTTTGTATGTTCTCATAAAAATTATTCCAAAGTTTACTTACTTCTGTTTGTTGAAGTGAAATCTCATATGTAGGAACAGGCGATATGTTTTTGTCTGAATCACCATGTCTTAAGGTATTGAGTCCTTTAATAAATTCATCTATTGCTTCATTTAATTCATAAAAATCTTTATTTGAACTATAGTGTATATAAAAAATATTTTTTGACATTTTTTGTGTTAGCATTCTTTGTTTACCAGCTATATTAATTATAAGAGCATCTTTTTCATTTTGTTGATTTAAATAGATAGTAGTTGCAATAACGCTCAACATTAAAACTATAAGTAGAGCTCCTAAAACTTTGATTTTTGTACTTATACTTGATACTTTTTTCATAATTATTCTCCCTTATAGATGCTGTTTAATTTTTCTTTATCTAAAATAGTTACATTAGAGTTTTCTACTTCTATAATATTACTTCTTTTTAATTTTTTTAAAACTCTTGATAAGGTCTCAGGTTGAATATGAAGCATAAAAGAGACATCTTGTCTTTTTAGTGAGTTGAACATCTCCAAATCATCACTTAACATAAATGCAACTTTTGCAGTGGCATCAAAGACAAGCTCTCTGTTTACAACACAGTGTAGTTGTTGAGTTTTAAGCAAAATTTGATTTATAAACTCATTGTTTAAAATATTTTTTGCCAAAAATCTATTTTTAAATTCAATGAAATTAACTTCTAAAATGACACTATCTTCCATAAATTCAGAGTTTGAATAGCAATAGATAGAATCATTTTCTAAACTTGTAAGTTCTGATATAAGAGAATTTTTATGTATGTGATAAAGAAAAATTTCATTTTCAAATTTATCTATTTTGTATATTTTTAAAACACCAGAAATAAGAAAGAATATCTTGTTGTATGTATCATTTTCATAATAAAGTATAGAACCTTTAGGATATTCTATGATGTTAGAAATCTCTTTTATCTCTTGTAATTGACTATCATTTAAAGATTCAAAAAAAGTTAATTTTCTAATTGTATCTAGTTTATTTTGCGTCATTTATGCTCTACTTTTAAAAAATAATTATTTAAAGTTTGTATCATTTATCTTGTAGCTTATATATTTTAAAATCTAGGAGTTATTTTATCATAATTTTGATGGCATAAGAATTGCTTAACTGAGTATTAGAGTTAGATAAGGATGTGAAGTTTATGCAATTTATTGAAGCACTGAAGTTAAAAAGTAAACTATTTTTTCTTTTTATGCTCATTACATTAGGTCTTGTTCTTATTGGAATTATGGGTTATTTAAACATTAATTCAATGAAAAAAAATTTAGATGAACTCTATTTCGGTTCACTTATGCCTGTAATTGAATTAAACGAAATACTCCAGATATATCATGGCAATATAGCAAACACAATCTACAAGGCTAGAAATTCTCAGATAAGCATACCTCAAACTACTTCTGAAATAGAAAATTCACTTTTAAAAATCGATATGCAGTGGAGAAATTATGAATCTCATTTTAAAAGAGATGAAGAGTTACAATATGTTCAATACACAGCACTTGAGATAAAAGCAACAAATGAATATTTTAAAAATTTATTAGATGGAATTTTGTCAGGTCATAATATTGAAAATATTTCTATGAAAATTTTTGAAAGAAAAGTAGAATATATACATACAACTATAAAAAAACTTATAAAATATGAAGTTGAAATTGCAAAACTTGAGAGAAAGAACTTTTTAAATTATTATCAGTCTATTATTCAAAGTGTTGGTGTAATACTTGTTTTGATTATCTTTGGTGTTTTGCTTATATCTTATTATGTATTTAAAAGTATTCAAAATGATCATACTAAACTAGAAGTCACTACAAAAAAACTACAACGGGTAAATAAAAAACTTGAAAATGTTTCATATACAGATGCCTTAACAAGCTTACACAATAGAAGATACTTCAACTTCGTATATGACAGAGAGTTAAAGCGTGCAAAAAGAACAAAATCATATATTACTTTTATGATGTTAGATATTGATTTTTTTAAGCAATATAACGACACCTACGGGCATATAGAGGGTGATTTTGCGCTTAAGAGTGTTGCTAAAATTTTAAAAGATGCTCTAAAGAGACCTAGTGATTTTGTATTTAGGTTAGGCGGTGAAGAGTTTGGTGTAATTCTTATAGACACTGATGAGTCAAATAGTGCGAAATTAGCACGTGAAATATGTGATAGTGTTAAAGCTAGAGAGATTAAACATGAGTCAAGTAGTGTTCACGAATTTCTTACTATTTCAATCGGTGTAGTTTGTTGTGTAGCTGATGAAGCATTAGATGAAAAAATTCTTGTAAGTCGTGCTGATGAGATGCTATATAAAGCAAAAGATAGTGGTAGAAATGGTTATGTTATTACAACAAATGTTAGTGAAGCTAAAGCTGAGAGTGTTTAAAGCGAAAACCTTCAGCTATCAAAAGTTCTCTAAGTTTGTCTTTTAGTTCGCCTTGAAACTCCATCCAGCCATCTTTAAAAGTACCACCACAACCGAGTCTCTTTTTTAATAATTTAAGTATAGTTGCAGAATCTTCTTTTGTTGTCTCAAATTCACCAACTAAAGTTACAGTTTTCCCACGTCTTTTTTCTTTTTTAAAGACTAAAAAATGTTTAGAAGGCTCTAGAATATCCTTAGATATTTTTGACTTACGTGGAGTTTGAATCTCAGCCCATCCATCATCAATATCTGCACCTATAAATATATCTAGTTTTTTACCTCTACTCATAGTCTATATAACTTTTTGAGCCAATACACTCATCTTTTCATAAGAGCGATTTTCAATTTTTTGGATAACTTCTTGGCTTGAAAAATCATTTCTGTTGTAAAGAACAATAATTACTTCATCATTTTTTTGTAAAAAAGTATTTTCGCCATACTCTGTGTATCTAGTAGCACCTATGCTAATTATGGCCTCTTTAGGATTAGCACACGCGGCAACATATTCATTTAGCGGTTCTAAAGGTCCAAAATTTTCTTGAGTATTGATTTGATTTGTCATCCATTCAAGAAGTTTTTCATAGAAGTAACTATAGCCATTAAGCTCTACATCTTCTCCATAAACTTTAAGTTCTCCATCACGACGAAGAAAGCTACAAATAGAGTAAGAATCCATAATGCCGCCTTTTTTAAACTTATCTATTTTTATGAGAGTGTTGCTAAGTCCTTTGGAGTCTTCGCCCCAATTTTTTTTCTCACTGATTTTACTAGCTCCAGCAACTCTGATAGAGCAGTCATTGTATGCACCAAAATAAGTTGGAACAATTTTACTCAATCTTCCTGCTGTGTAATGTAAGTCGCATATAAGCGCAACTTCTGGCTCAGCTTGAACATTTACATCTTCTTTTGGAAGCCTGATATGTGAAGTTGAAAGTGGATAAGTACTTAAAATATTTTTGGCATTTAAAATTAGTCCATTATCTAAAGAGCTAGAACGAGGAAGATAAAAAGGAAACATACCCTTTGGAGCAGCTTCATCTTTTGTAATTATATTTTTAAAATCCTCAAGTTCACCAGCTTGTGCTAAGTGAAGTGCAAAGTTTCCAGCTATACCTAAACCTATAAATTTTTTGTACTTAGCCATTATCTATTTCCTTTATTTAAAAAGATTATTTTTCTTTTGTTTGAGCATACTCTTCGTATGAACCTTTAAAGTCTGTAACACTTCCATCTGCATGAATTTCTATAATGCGACTAGCAAAAGCATCTAAAAGTTCACGGTCATGAGATACACAGATAACGTTTCCTTTAAAGTCCAAAAGTGCTTCTCCAAGTGCCACAATAGCTTCTAAGTCTAAGTGATTTGAAGGTTCATCAAGAACCAAAAAATTTCCACCCTCAAGCATCATCTTACTAAGCATCATTCTGTGTTTTTCTCCACCTGAGATGCTAACAACGGATTTTTCTTGTTGTTCACCATTAAAAAGCATACGTCCAAGACAGTTTCTAATCTCAGCAATATCACGCTTAGGATCAAATGCTCTTAACCAATCATAGAGAGTTCCATCTCCTTTGATAGTATCAGCCGTATCTTGTGGAAAATATGAGTTTTCAATAGTAGCACCCCAATGAACTTCTCCAGAACTTGGTTTCATCTCTTCCATTATGATTTTAAGAAGAGTTGTTTTTCCTGCACCATTTGGTCCTATAAGTGCTACCTTTTCATCAGGATCGAACTTAAGATTTATATCTTTTAAAACTTCAGTTCCATCAGGGTAAGTATGATTTATGCCTATAATATTTAGTGCTTCATCACCCATAACTCTTTTAGCTTTAAACACGATGCTTGGATCTCTTCTTGAAGATGGTTTAATATCTTCAATAACAAGCTTATCAAGTTTTTTCTGTCTTGAAGTTGCCTGTTTTGCTTTAGAAGCATTTGCGGAGAAACGTCTAACAAAAGCTTCTAGTTCATCTTTTTCTTTTTCTTTTTTAGCATTGTTGAGTTCGTTTTGTTTTGCTATAACATTTGCAGCAATATACCAATCATCATAAGTTCCAGTGAACTCACGAATTTTTTGGTAATCAACATCAAGAATATTTGTAACAACAGAGTTAAGAAAGTGTCTATCGTGAGAGATAACAACAAGAGTACCCTCGTGGCGTTTTAGTTCATTTTCTAACCAGCTAATAGTTTCAATATCAAGGTTATTTGTTGGCTCATCAAGGAATAGTACATCTGGTTTAGGGTATAAAACTTGAGCTAGTAAAACTTTAAATTTATCAGCACTATCTAGTGTGCTCATTAAATTTTGGTGCTCATCTGCTGGAATACCAACATTTTCAAGAATTTTTGCTATGTTTACATCATACTCATAAGTTGGATCTTCTTCAACGCAGATTACTTCTAAATCTGCAAGACGATTATTTGTAGCGTCGTCTTCAAAGTCACCTGTCATGTAGAGTTCTTCTTTTTCTTTTATAGCATCGTAGAGTCTTTTGTTACCAAATAGAACTGCATCTGCAATTGTGTAGTTTTCAAAAGCATATTGATTTTGTCCAAGAACTCCTACTTTTAGTCCATTTTCTATTACTATATCACCCTCGTATTCATCGATTTGACCACTTAGGATTTTTAAAAAAGTTGTTTTTCCTGCACCGTTTGCTCCGATAAGTCCATATCTTTTATGACGGTCAAGTTTGAGATTAATGTCTTGAAATAAAATTCTACTTCCAAAGCGCATTATTAAATTTTGTACTAATACCATGATTATTACCCTTAGATAAATTTGCGCGATTATATCTAAGGGTTGTTTAAACCTCGTTTATTTTAAATTAAGTTTTATAGGCTTTTAGTAGATTGTTTAGATTTATAGTCATTTGTGTTAGTTCTGAAGATGCATTTGAAATATCATCCATACTCTGTTTATTTTGAGTTGAAATTTTTTCTATTTCAGAAACTTTGAAAATCATAGATTCAACTGTTTTTGAGTTGTTAATATATCCTGTGACTGTCTCATCAACTTGAATAATTGAACGCTCAATAGACTCCATACTTGTGTTGATTTCACTCTCAGTATTATTGGCATCTCCTGAGAGTTTTTCTATGGCTTTTGCATTTCTTGAGATGTTGTCACTAGCATCTATAACTGACTGAACTATTACGCTTATGGTTGCGTTTATTTCAGACAATGACTTTTGAGTTCTCTCTG is a window of uncultured Sulfurimonas sp. DNA encoding:
- a CDS encoding Crp/Fnr family transcriptional regulator — encoded protein: MTQNKLDTIRKLTFFESLNDSQLQEIKEISNIIEYPKGSILYYENDTYNKIFFLISGVLKIYKIDKFENEIFLYHIHKNSLISELTSLENDSIYCYSNSEFMEDSVILEVNFIEFKNRFLAKNILNNEFINQILLKTQQLHCVVNRELVFDATAKVAFMLSDDLEMFNSLKRQDVSFMLHIQPETLSRVLKKLKRSNIIEVENSNVTILDKEKLNSIYKGE
- a CDS encoding diguanylate cyclase; the encoded protein is MQFIEALKLKSKLFFLFMLITLGLVLIGIMGYLNINSMKKNLDELYFGSLMPVIELNEILQIYHGNIANTIYKARNSQISIPQTTSEIENSLLKIDMQWRNYESHFKRDEELQYVQYTALEIKATNEYFKNLLDGILSGHNIENISMKIFERKVEYIHTTIKKLIKYEVEIAKLERKNFLNYYQSIIQSVGVILVLIIFGVLLISYYVFKSIQNDHTKLEVTTKKLQRVNKKLENVSYTDALTSLHNRRYFNFVYDRELKRAKRTKSYITFMMLDIDFFKQYNDTYGHIEGDFALKSVAKILKDALKRPSDFVFRLGGEEFGVILIDTDESNSAKLAREICDSVKAREIKHESSSVHEFLTISIGVVCCVADEALDEKILVSRADEMLYKAKDSGRNGYVITTNVSEAKAESV
- a CDS encoding translation initiation factor — protein: MSRGKKLDIFIGADIDDGWAEIQTPRKSKISKDILEPSKHFLVFKKEKRRGKTVTLVGEFETTKEDSATILKLLKKRLGCGGTFKDGWMEFQGELKDKLRELLIAEGFRFKHSQL
- a CDS encoding DUF5718 family protein, yielding MAKYKKFIGLGIAGNFALHLAQAGELEDFKNIITKDEAAPKGMFPFYLPRSSSLDNGLILNAKNILSTYPLSTSHIRLPKEDVNVQAEPEVALICDLHYTAGRLSKIVPTYFGAYNDCSIRVAGASKISEKKNWGEDSKGLSNTLIKIDKFKKGGIMDSYSICSFLRRDGELKVYGEDVELNGYSYFYEKLLEWMTNQINTQENFGPLEPLNEYVAACANPKEAIISIGATRYTEYGENTFLQKNDEVIIVLYNRNDFSSQEVIQKIENRSYEKMSVLAQKVI
- a CDS encoding ABC-F family ATP-binding cassette domain-containing protein produces the protein MVLVQNLIMRFGSRILFQDINLKLDRHKRYGLIGANGAGKTTFLKILSGQIDEYEGDIVIENGLKVGVLGQNQYAFENYTIADAVLFGNKRLYDAIKEKEELYMTGDFEDDATNNRLADLEVICVEEDPTYEYDVNIAKILENVGIPADEHQNLMSTLDSADKFKVLLAQVLYPKPDVLFLDEPTNNLDIETISWLENELKRHEGTLVVISHDRHFLNSVVTNILDVDYQKIREFTGTYDDWYIAANVIAKQNELNNAKKEKEKDELEAFVRRFSANASKAKQATSRQKKLDKLVIEDIKPSSRRDPSIVFKAKRVMGDEALNIIGINHTYPDGTEVLKDINLKFDPDEKVALIGPNGAGKTTLLKIIMEEMKPSSGEVHWGATIENSYFPQDTADTIKGDGTLYDWLRAFDPKRDIAEIRNCLGRMLFNGEQQEKSVVSISGGEKHRMMLSKMMLEGGNFLVLDEPSNHLDLEAIVALGEALLDFKGNVICVSHDRELLDAFASRIIEIHADGSVTDFKGSYEEYAQTKEK